The window GGCCGGCAGGGTCGACGGGTCGTGGACCACCGGCCCCGAGCCGGGCGTTCCGTACGCGCTCACAGCTTCTCCTCCGAGGCCTGGACGTACACCGTGCCGTTGCCGCTCAACTCCAGCTGGAAGCCCTCGCCGGAGCCGCGTCCCACCATCTCGCGCCAGCCCAGCGCGGTGGACAGCTTGTTGCGGATGTCGCCGTGGTGGGCGACGTAGGCCTGCGGGTCGACGTGGACGGGGCGCTGCGGGGTGACCGGCACCTCGAAGACGCCGCCGTGCGCCATCACCGCCACCGAGCCGTGTCCCTGGAGGGTCGTCGTGAACAGTCCCTGGCCCGTCGCCTGGCCCCGCACCAGACCCATGACCCCGCCCTGCGAGCCCATGAACATCGTGCCCTGCTGGAGCGTGCCCTCGAAGGCGAGCAGGCGGTCCGCCTCCACGTACAGCGTGTCGCCCGTCATCTCGATCACGTGCACATGGTGGCCGCCGTGCCCGAAGAGCACCGTTCCGTTGCCCTCCACGGTCATCAGCGGGGTCGCCTCGCCCGCCACCCGGCGCCCGATCATCGACATCAGGCCGCCCTGACCGCCCTGGATGTTGGGCGTGAACGCCACGTCGCCCCGGTAGGCGAGCATCGCGCCGCGCTGACTGAACAGGCGCCGGCCGGGCACGACCGGCGCCTCGACCATCTTCGAGTTGATCTCCCGGAAGGTCATCTCACAGGTCCCCCGCGATCGTGTTCCGCTCGCTCGGCTGGACGTACACCAGCCCGTCACCCTCGAACCGGATCTGGAAGGCCTCCCCGCCGCCCTCCCCGAGGAACGTGCGGAAGGTCACCCCGGACTGGAAGGACTGCCGGACGTTCCCCTGGTGCGCGACATAGGCGCCGGGGTCGACGATCAGCGGGTACTGCGGGCTGACCCGGAGCACCACCGCCGGCCCGTCCGACATGATCGCCGCCTGCCCGTGCCCCTCGACCGTGGTCGTGAACAGTCCGTTGCCCTGCGAGGCGCCGCGCAGCCCGGTGAACGTCGTCCCGGTGCGCAGCCCCGCGTCCGTCGCGAGCAGGTTGCTCGACTCGACGTACAGCTTGTCCCCCTGGAGCGTGACCAGATTGATCTCGGCCGCCCGGTCCGCGAACCAGCACGTTCCCTGCCCCCGCACCTCCATCACCGTCATCTGCTCGCCGGTGAGCCGCCGGGTCACCATGCCGCGCAGCCCCTCGCCGCCCCCGGTCAGCCTCTTGAAGGCCATCTGCCCGTCGTACGCGACCATCGAGCCGTTCTTCGCCTTCACGGCGTCCCCGGTCATGTCGACGGCCAGCACCCTGCTGTCTTGAAGTCGGAACATCGCCACGGAGCGAAGGTAGCGGCGGACGGCGGAGCCCGACAGGGTCCGCGGGAGGACAACGACCCTGATTCACACCCTTACGGGACGACGGCGCCCACCCCCTGCCCGGACCCGCCCTCCGGGTTTGCCACAATGGACGAACGTTTGTGCTCGCATTCACAAGCCGGCCCGCGACACCCCAGCGGCCCGCCGGTCCGTCTCCCATCGAAGGTGACCTGTGGACATCAAGACCGCCACCGCCCTCCGCCGCCTCCGCCTGGTCTCCGCCCCCGAGGCGGTCTCCTTCCTCCTGCTGCTGGTCTGCTCGGTCC of the Streptomyces sp. NBC_01788 genome contains:
- a CDS encoding AIM24 family protein, which translates into the protein MTFREINSKMVEAPVVPGRRLFSQRGAMLAYRGDVAFTPNIQGGQGGLMSMIGRRVAGEATPLMTVEGNGTVLFGHGGHHVHVIEMTGDTLYVEADRLLAFEGTLQQGTMFMGSQGGVMGLVRGQATGQGLFTTTLQGHGSVAVMAHGGVFEVPVTPQRPVHVDPQAYVAHHGDIRNKLSTALGWREMVGRGSGEGFQLELSGNGTVYVQASEEKL
- a CDS encoding AIM24 family protein, with translation MFRLQDSRVLAVDMTGDAVKAKNGSMVAYDGQMAFKRLTGGGEGLRGMVTRRLTGEQMTVMEVRGQGTCWFADRAAEINLVTLQGDKLYVESSNLLATDAGLRTGTTFTGLRGASQGNGLFTTTVEGHGQAAIMSDGPAVVLRVSPQYPLIVDPGAYVAHQGNVRQSFQSGVTFRTFLGEGGGEAFQIRFEGDGLVYVQPSERNTIAGDL